The genomic segment CGCTCTCTGTTCGCACTCTAGGTTCTACGCTCTCTGTTCGCACTCTAGGTTCTACGCTCTCTGTTCGCACTCTAGGTTCTACGCTCTCTGTTCGCACTCTAGGTTCTACACTACATGTACATGCTCTAGGTTCTAAGCTTTTGTTCTGAACTCTAGGTTCTACGCTCTCTGTTCACACTCTAGGTTCTACGCTCCATGTTTTGCGCTCTATAAGGCTATAGGTTCAGCGGTCATTTTTCTGAGCTAAGGGGATAATGGGCTAAAGCAAAATTTATAGTAAAGGCATCATCCAAAAACTAGAGCTTTTGCAAACATTCATATTTCCTATATTTATGTGTAAGCACGCAAAAATGACTGGCACACGCAAAAGGGTGTCAGTCATTTTTGTTCGTTCTTTATTCATAGCAGCTTTAATCGAAGCGGGCTGTGCGTTGGTGGAAATCTACTTCTTTGTAGTACATGTCTTTTACCAGTAAGTTGGGGCCACAGCAAGAGGCAACAGGGCAATAGCAGTTTACGTCTTGCGCTAACGGATGATCCAGCCATTTTGTGAACAAGTCATCTAGCTTAGAGCTTGCGATATTTCCAAATGATGGAACATCTGAAAAGTCGGTAACGAATACTTCTCCCGTAAATAAATTGACGTTTAGACGGTTCCGTCCATCTGGGTCATTGCGTACTGTGACATTTGGCTCCGCGGCCAGACGGCTAAGCAGCGCACGTTCCTCTGCATGATTGCTGCATTGATAAAAAGGCAGCGTTCCAAACAACATCCAAACTGATGGATCACGGTTATCCAATAACCGCTCAATTGCTTGTCGCATTTGCAAACGAGTGATGACCGGCAAATCTTTAGCAAATGAACTTGGATACATAGGATGCACTTCATGTCGCTCGCAACCCATTTCTACAATGAGCCGGTGAATTTCATCGATTTTATCATGTGTGCGGAAATTAATCATGGACTCTGCAGATACTAATACGCCTGCTTTGCTTAAAAGACGTGCATTCTCAATCATTCGTTCATACAGCTTAACCGATGCTTCGTAGGAAACATGATGACCCGCTTTAGCAAAGCCTACTTGGTGAAAATCATCCGCATTCGTATAGTTAAATGAAATGTGCATGACATCCAAATAGGGAATAATCGCCTCGTAGCGACTGAATGGTAAAGTTACATTAGAGTTGATTTGGGAGCGAACACCACGATCTCTGGCATATTGAAGCAGCGGCAGCATATATTCTTTGACCGTTTTAGCCGAATAGGAAGGCTCTCCGCCAGTAATGCTTATCGTCTGCAAATGTTCAACTTCATCCAATCGTTTGAGCATATCCTTTAAAGGCAATTTGGCCGGCTCCGACATAACTAGCGTATCGCCAACCGCGCAATGCTCGCAGCGCATATTGCATAAGTTTGAAATCGTCATTTCCACGCTCGTCAATTGGTGCTTGCCGAACTTCTGGATTGAACGAATAGGATCCCATGGGTCGTTAACTGGGGTTAGCTGCGGCAAAGCCTTGAGGCTGCCACTCATATCTAATGGATTTGTTACTATAGCATTTAATGTATTCATTTTATCAACACCTGATTTCTGCATCTTTCGATTGTATAATTTCTAGTACCATTGTAATGTTCGAATCCGAAAGAAGCAATAAAATAGACATGAAAAAGAATAAAGAGCCCCAAGTAGCAGGCTCTTCATGCTATTACCCATTTTTAGCTGATAGTACAGGCAAATCATTTTGTTCATCATTTACGCTTATAATCATTATGCTTAGCTGCTTGGACATGTCGATTTCATAGGGAACAGCGAGATCTTCCCCAACCTCGTTGCTTAATATACGAATAATCGGTCGATGTGGATAGGCATGATTAAAATCCACTACAACACCTGATTCCCCTGTATTGATTTTCACTGTGATACCAATAGGATAAATGGCTACCTTATCTCGGAATAATTGTACCATATGCTGTTCGTATAAGGTTCCAGTTCCTGCATACAGAAGCTCAATAGCATGATGCGGTAGCATCGGGGCGCGGTAAATCCGATTAGTCGTCATAGCGTCATATGAATCAACTAACCCGATCCACTTTGCATACTCATGGATTTCATTGCCTTTAATTCCTCTTGGATATCCGCTGCCATCCAGCCGTTCATGATGCTGATAGGCACAATGAGCCACAATTAGCGGCAGATTGGGCTCATCCTTTAATAGCTCAAAGCCAAAACGAGCGTGATTTTTCATCATGATGAATTCATCGGGAGTTAACGCTCCTGGCTTTTGAAGGACATCAATTGGAATTTGTGTTTTTCCAATATCATGAAGCAGCGCCCCCATACCGAGAGTCATTAGTTCTTCATGTGAATAATTGTAGGCTATGCCAAGAATGGTCGTGTAGACGCACACATTTAAAGAATGCTGATATAAATAATGATCTACCGTTCCCATATTCATCAGCATAATCATCGCATCCTTATGAGCGGACAAATCATCAATAATCAAATTCATCATTTGTTTGAAGGTTTGGCCAATATACGGATACGTAACGCCTTTTTTACGCTTTGGTCGATCCATCATATCACGAAAATTTGTACGGATTTCCTTTAAGGCAACTAGCAGCGTTTCCTCGCGAATGATTTCTGGCATCATAATATCATCGGTTTTCGGATCAAGAATATATATATACTGTATTCCACATTGTTTGAGCCGGGTAATAAGCCGACTGGTCAGCTCAACATTTTCTCCTAACAGCACTAAACCATCATGTGAGAAAATCTTTTTGGCCAATCGCATGCCGGGCTGAGTCTTTGTTATAGGCATCAAACGCATTTTCTCGATCCTTCCTTGACTGAGTGGTTTCTTCTTAATTAATACATCGGATAAAATTAATAAAAATGTTATATCGTTGATGCTATATTATTCCACCTAGGCAGCTTGCAATCCACAATATTTGCCTGTTCTTTCAATGCTTCAGCCAATACGTCACGAATAAATTCCGGCAAAAAATAATCTATATTGACTCCTTGTCCTAATGACAAATAGCCGATATGGAACGTGAACATGTCAATGGAAGCTACATTATACCATTTATCTTCCATTAGAGTTTGTCCATTGACCAATATCTTAACGATTCGGTCCAGCGGCGGCCGTTCGGAATCAAAAATAATTTGGAGACCGTCTACTGCAAGGGTTCCTAATACTTCACCGCGAAACCCATAACCTTTAATTCGCTTATCCATATACTCCGGCAGAAGGGATTGCTCAAGAGCCTCCTTAATATGCCTGCCAGTAAGCTGCATTTTGCAAGGGTTTATTGGAGACGGGCATAACGCATGCAGCTGTCCAGCGGTCACTTCTCCCTGCTGCAAGCCGCCTAGCAGTTGTCCGGTATTTACAATCGCGATTTCTGCTGCAGTATGCCTCTTTAGACCTGCTGCAAGCAAATTGGCGAGCGGCGACTCGCGCGCAATAGCCGTCGAAAGAGGCTCATCAATACGCGCGACTGTACGATTGAGTCGTGCGAGCCCTTCTTCTTTATATTTTGCAATAATAGCTTCAGCTTCCGGTTGTTCTTCAAAAGCAGCAGTCGGTACACAAGCCGCCTTTATTTGCGGTTTAGCAGCAGCAGTCCCCAGCGAAATTTCCACACGCCCAATATGCTCGCCAAATTTCCCAGCTGCACAAATCGAAGTTTGTTTTACTTGCAGTGCTTCCTCAAGCAAATGATGGGTATGAGCACCTAATACCAAGTCAACACCTGTCAATTCTTGCGCTATCCGCTCATCATTCGCCAGTCCTAGATGGGACAACACGATGATTAAATCCACTTCTTCACGCAATTGCTCCACTTGCTTTTGAATTGCTTCGAAAGGGTCCGTCGCATTCCAACCGAGCAAAACATAAAAATCCGTAAAATTTGCCGTAACACCAATTAAACCAATTTTTATATGGCCTTTATTTACAATAATATGAGGCAGCAGCCACAGCGGTTGCTTGTTCGTTGCCGCATCCAACATATTCGCCCCTAAAACGGCAAATTCAGCATGTTTGCCATATAATTCGGCCAGTCTTTCCTTGGAATACGTTAGCCCTTCATTATTCCCAATAGTTACCGCATCATAACCTGCTTCATTAAGCAGTGCAACATTCACCATGCCGTCACTGCCTTCTGTTTCACTTCTCATTCTGTCCATATGGTCGCCGATATCGAGGACTAACAAGTTGTCCTTACCGTGAACGCGACGTTGATCAGCTATATAGGAAGCAATTCGTGCAGCATTTTCCAAGCGACTATGAATATCATTGGTGTGTAAAATAACAATATTTTGCTCTAATCGTGGTTTGGAATCCATGCCTGCCTCCCCTAAATTTAAAAGTTATAAACGCCCGCCTAACTGTCTTAGGCTGTCTCTTTAGCATAACATTTTTCTATAGATTATGGTATGCTGTTATAGTACATCTATATCATTACGTGAGGTTAAATAACATGATTACGCAATGGAAAATTGATTTATTTGCAGGTTTGTCAGAGCGCTTTGGTGTGCGTTCTCTTATTATAGAGACTGCTGAGCAAAATATGACGGTGGCAGAACTGAAGAAGCACTTGATCGCTTCCTATCCCGAACAAGTGGATATTTTAAGCATCTCATTTCTTGCCTGCAACCACGCTTACGCTCAAGCAGACAGCATCGTAAACGCCACTGATGAGCTTGCGCTTCTCCCCCCCGTTTCGGGAGGACAAGCTGAACACTCTAATGAAGATGAACAAAAATCTCCCCTAGAACAATTGTACATGCTAACTAATGAGAAAATTACGACAGAGGAGGTTTTAGCCAAAGTTATTGTTCCCGGGCATGGTGCTTCCATTGCTTTTGTCGGAACGACGCGAGAGTGGACGCAAGGGCAGCGTACCATTCGCTTGGAATATGAAGCTTATGAACCGATGGCTGTTAAAATGATGAAACAAATCGGTGATGAACTTGAACAGCAATGGCCAGGAACCTTGTGTGCCATTACACATCGGCTTGGCATTGTCGACATTGCAGAGACTAGTGTAGTCATTGCTATTTCTTCGCCGCATCGTGCTAGCTGTTATGACGCCAGCCGGTACGCGATCGAACGATTGAAGCAAATCGTTCCGATCTGGAAAAAGGAAATTTGGGAGGATGGTTCAGAATGGAAAGGCCATCAGCTTGGCCCTTGGAATCCTGATACACCGTTAGCAAACTCTCCAGATGAAGCCTAAACTAAATCGCTTATCAAATATTTCCATTCAAAAGCATAAAAATAGGTCTTAAGACTACCTGAAACATTATCAAGATAAAAAAAGAGCGTTTTTTGTCGAAATTAGTGGGTATTTAGACTCAAATTAAAGTTCCTCATATTGCCATACCCTCAAATCATTGCTACTATACTACTTAAGTGATCAACTATTCAATAGAGGTGCAGCGATGAAGGTTCACGTAACTGATTTAAAAACGGGAGACCGTTTATTAAAAGATACCTTTAATGGATACGGTCTGCATGTGCTTTCTAAAGGCACCTTGCTGGAAAATAAAGAAATATCAAAGCTGCTTCAACATCAAATCGATTATGTTGAAGTTGAATCTGTCCCTATTGTTAATTTACCGGATCGCACATTGGAGCAAACCGTTAGTCCCAAGTGGCTTCCTTCTGTACAACCGGATTATGATAATGCGATTCAAGGCTTTCATAATCTTTTTGCCAAAGCAAGCGAGGACCAGACCATTGATGAGCAAGAAGTCGAGGATGCCTTCCAGCCGCTGATTAAGCATCTTAACATGGAGCGAGACGTCGTATCTATGCTGCTGCTGCTTAACACGAAAGACGACTACACGTACCAACACTCCGTACAAGTGGGCATGCTGGCCTATTATCTGGCTACCTGGCTCGGCTACTCCGTAAAAAAATCAGTGCAAATTGGTAAAGCCGGATTCCTTCATGATATCGGAAAAAGTCAAATTCCTGAAACCATTCTTAACAAGCCCGGCAAGCTTACAAAGGAAGAGTTCGATGAAATCAAAAACCATACGATATACGGCTATGACATTATAAAAAAATCCTTTGATGAACGCTACATTGCCTTAAGTGCGTTGGAGCATCATGAACGTAATGATGGCAGCGGTTATCCGAAAGGTCTTAATGGCGACCAAATCGAGCCTGTTTCTAAGCTTATTTCAGTTGTCGATATTTACAGCGCTATGATTTCCGAACGGGTTTATCAGAAAAAACGCGATTTATTTTATGTATTGAAGGAACTTTACAAGCTGAGCTTCAGAGAGCTGGATCCACATATTGCACATACATTCATAAAGCATATGATCCCCAACTTCATTGGTAAAAAAGCTTATTTGGAAACTGGTGAGACAGGTATTATTGTCATGACTCATCCAACCGAATTTTTCAGGCCGTTGCTGCAAATTAATCATGAATTTATAGATTTGACTGTTGAACGCCATCTCAAAATCAAAGAAATTTTCGTATAACAAAATGCCTGCTCCCTTAGCTGATTGAAAGCAACCAGTGAGGGAACAGGCATTTTTGCCGTTTTTCCGTCTAAATCGTCAAGCTTGTAGGCTTAACCGATAGAACCTTCCATCTCAAACTTGATAAGACGGTTCATTTCTACCGCATATTCCATCGGCAGCTCTTTCGTGAATGGCTCGATAAAGCCCATAACGATCATTTGTGTTGCTTCCGCTTCCGACAAGCCACGGCTCATCAGATAGAACAATTGGTCCTCGGAAACTTTGGATACTGTAGCTTCATGCTCCAAAGTAATGTTATCGTTCATGATCTCATTGTATGGAATTGTATCCGAAGTGGATTCATTATCCAAAATCAATGTATCACATTTAATGTTAGATTTCGCGCCATCCGAATTACGACCGAATGAAGCAAGACCGCGGTACGTTACTTTACCGCCATGCTTACTGATCGACTTGGAAACAATCGTCGACGTCGTATCTGGAGCAAGGTGAATCATTTTCGCGCCTGCATCCTGGTGTTGGTTTTTACCGGCTACTGCGATCGATAATACCATACCTTTCGCACCGCGGCCACGAAGCACAACAGCCGGATATTTCATCGTCAATTTGGAGCCGATGTTGCCATCTACCCATTCCATTGTCGCATTTTCATCCGCAACTGCACGTTTTGTAACGAGGTTGAAAATGTTTGGTGCCCAGTTTTGAATCGTCGTATAACGAACGCGGGCATTTTTCTTAACCAAGATTTCAACAACTGCGCTGTGCAGCGAATTTGTGCTGTAAACTGGAGCTGTACAGCCTTCAACGTAGTGAACGAAGCTATCTTCGTCAGCAACGATAAGCGTACGCTCAAATTGTCCCATGTTTTCGGAGTTAATCCGGAAATAGGCTTGCAGCGGAATTTCGCATTTCACGCCTTTTGGTACGTAAATAAAGCTGCCACCAGACCAAACCGCACTATTCAAAGCAGCGAATTTATTATCATTCGGTGGGATGATTGTACTGAAATACTCACGCACGATTTCAGGATGTTCACGAAGCGCTGTATCCATGTCCGTGAACAATACGCCTTGCTTTTCCAGATCCTCTTGCATGCTGTGATAAACAACCTCGGATTCATACTGTGCAGATACACCAGCAAGAAACTTTTGTTCCGCTTCAGGAATACCGAGCTTGTCGAACGTTTCTTTAATTTCAGCAGGAACCTCTTCCCACGTCTTGCCTTGTTTCTCAGAAGGTTTTACATAATACTGAATATCATTGAAATCCAGATCATCCATATTGCCGCCCCAATTTGGCATTGGCATTTTGTTGAACTGCTCCAGTGATTTCAGACGAAAATCGAGCATCCATTCCGGCTCGCCCTTCATTTCCGAAATAGTGCGAACGATTTCAGGCGTCAAGCCTTTTCCTGATTGGAAAATCGACTTATGCTCATCGCGGAAACCATACTTATATTCTTCCATTTCCGGCATTGTTTTAGCCATCGTATTCACTCTCCTCTTTCATAATGATGTTACTCGTGCTGTTGTTCGATACCTTTGCGCAAAGCGTTCCACGAAAGGGTGGCACATTTGATGCGGGCTGGAAACTTGTTAACACCAGACAGCGCCTCAATGTCCTCATAATCTTCAAATTCGACTGGTTCGCCTTTCATTAGCGCAGAAAATTTATCCGCTAGCTCCAGTGCCTGATCGAATGTTTTGCCTTTAACGACTTCCGTCATCATGGAGGCGGAGCTCAAGCTGATCGAGCAGCCTTCTCCACTAAACTTCGCGTCCGTGACTAGACCGTTCTCCACTTGTAGCTGGAGCGCAATGCTGTCGCCGCAGGTCGGGTTGTTCAGTTTAATCGTGACGGCATCGGCTTCCAATGTTCCATGGTTGCGTGGATTTTTATAGTGATCCATGATGACTCTACGGTATAAATCATCCAATTGCATGACCGAAGAACTCCTTTGTTTTGAGCAGTCCAGCTATAAGCTGATCAACGTCCTGCTCGGTATTATATAAATAAAAGCTTGCTCTTGCTGTCGAAGAAACGTTCAGAAAACGCATAAGCGGCTGGCAGCAATGATGACCAGCTCGAACGGCAATGCCCTCCGAATCAAGAACTGTCGCCACATCATGTGGATGCACATCGCCCAGATTGAACGTAACGAGGCCCGCACGATCTGCCTTAGGGCCATAAATCGAGACCCCTTCAAGCTCTGACAAGCGGTCATAAGCATATGCCGCCAGTTGGCGCTGGTGCTTGTCAATCTCATCCATGCCAACCTCTTGCAGAAAATCGATTGCTGCGCCCAGCCCTACGGCGTTCGCAATAATCGGCGTCCCGCCTTCGAAGCGGTACGGAATGTCCTTCCATGTTGACTCATACAAGTCAACATAATCGATCATTTCTCCGCCGAACTCAATCGGCTCCATCTTCGAGAGCAGCGCCTTCTTGCCATATAAGGCGCCAATTCCCGTCGGGCCGCACATTTTATGGCCCGAGAAAGCATAGAAATCACAATCCAAATCACGAACGTCAACACGCATATGCGGCGTGCTTTGCGCGCCATCGACGACCATTACGGCGCCATTGCGATGTGCAATAGCCGCAACTTCCTTAATGGGGTTGACGATGCCCAGTACATTCGATACATAAGTCATCGCAACGACCTTCGTATTCGCTGTAATCGTCAGCTCAGCATCGGCTAGCGTGAATGAACCATCGGGCTGAAGCGGAATATATTTCAGCGTTGCGCCAGTTGCTTTCGCAACTTGCTGCCACGGGATGAGATTGCTGTGATGCTCCATTTGCGTAATAACGATTTCATCGCCAGGTTTACATGCATTTCTGGCATAACTTGAAGCAACCAAATTCAGCGCGGTTGTCGTACCCCGCGTAAAAATAATTTCTTCGGGCAGTGCCGCATTCAGAAAAGAAGCCACTTTCTCCCTTGCGCCCTCATAAGCGTCAGTCGCCCGCGAACCAAGCGTATGAACGCCTCTATGCACATTGGAGTGGTCCTTCTCGTAATAGCGATTAATCGCATCAATGACGGAGCGCGGCTTCTGGGAAGATGCCGCGCTGTCCAGATAAACGAGCGGATGCCCGTTTATCTCTTGATGCAGAATCGGGAACTGCTCCCGAATTGCTGCTATATTCATCCTTCGAGCTTCCGCACGAGCAATTTCTCAAGCTGTTCGCGTACCGCATCAATCGGAATTTCAGAAACAACAGGAGCAAGGAAGCCGTAGATTACAAGGCGTTCCGCATTCTGCTTGCTAATACCGCGGGACATTAGATAGTAAACCTGCTCAGGGTTAACTTGCCCAACACTCGCTGCATGGCCTGCAGTAACATCATCTTCATCAATTAGCAAAATCGGATTCGCGTCACCGCGTGCTTTCGGGCTCAGCATCAACACTTTTTCGGTTTGAACGCCATTAGCTTTCGTAGCGCCCTTCTCGATTTTAGTGATGCCGTTAATAATCGCCGAAGCAGAATCCTTCATAACCGCACGCGTAACCATGTTGCTGTCGGAGCGAAGGCCGAAATGTACAGCCTGCGTCGTCAAGCTCATTTGCTGAGCGTTTTTGCCGATGCTGATTACTTTAGCATCC from the Paenibacillus sp. BIHB 4019 genome contains:
- the sufU gene encoding Fe-S cluster assembly sulfur transfer protein SufU, with translation MQLDDLYRRVIMDHYKNPRNHGTLEADAVTIKLNNPTCGDSIALQLQVENGLVTDAKFSGEGCSISLSSASMMTEVVKGKTFDQALELADKFSALMKGEPVEFEDYEDIEALSGVNKFPARIKCATLSWNALRKGIEQQHE
- the yfkAB gene encoding radical SAM/CxCxxxxC motif protein YfkAB codes for the protein MSGSLKALPQLTPVNDPWDPIRSIQKFGKHQLTSVEMTISNLCNMRCEHCAVGDTLVMSEPAKLPLKDMLKRLDEVEHLQTISITGGEPSYSAKTVKEYMLPLLQYARDRGVRSQINSNVTLPFSRYEAIIPYLDVMHISFNYTNADDFHQVGFAKAGHHVSYEASVKLYERMIENARLLSKAGVLVSAESMINFRTHDKIDEIHRLIVEMGCERHEVHPMYPSSFAKDLPVITRLQMRQAIERLLDNRDPSVWMLFGTLPFYQCSNHAEERALLSRLAAEPNVTVRNDPDGRNRLNVNLFTGEVFVTDFSDVPSFGNIASSKLDDLFTKWLDHPLAQDVNCYCPVASCCGPNLLVKDMYYKEVDFHQRTARFD
- a CDS encoding HD-GYP domain-containing protein — encoded protein: MRLMPITKTQPGMRLAKKIFSHDGLVLLGENVELTSRLITRLKQCGIQYIYILDPKTDDIMMPEIIREETLLVALKEIRTNFRDMMDRPKRKKGVTYPYIGQTFKQMMNLIIDDLSAHKDAMIMLMNMGTVDHYLYQHSLNVCVYTTILGIAYNYSHEELMTLGMGALLHDIGKTQIPIDVLQKPGALTPDEFIMMKNHARFGFELLKDEPNLPLIVAHCAYQHHERLDGSGYPRGIKGNEIHEYAKWIGLVDSYDAMTTNRIYRAPMLPHHAIELLYAGTGTLYEQHMVQLFRDKVAIYPIGITVKINTGESGVVVDFNHAYPHRPIIRILSNEVGEDLAVPYEIDMSKQLSIMIISVNDEQNDLPVLSAKNG
- the sufB gene encoding Fe-S cluster assembly protein SufB, with protein sequence MAKTMPEMEEYKYGFRDEHKSIFQSGKGLTPEIVRTISEMKGEPEWMLDFRLKSLEQFNKMPMPNWGGNMDDLDFNDIQYYVKPSEKQGKTWEEVPAEIKETFDKLGIPEAEQKFLAGVSAQYESEVVYHSMQEDLEKQGVLFTDMDTALREHPEIVREYFSTIIPPNDNKFAALNSAVWSGGSFIYVPKGVKCEIPLQAYFRINSENMGQFERTLIVADEDSFVHYVEGCTAPVYSTNSLHSAVVEILVKKNARVRYTTIQNWAPNIFNLVTKRAVADENATMEWVDGNIGSKLTMKYPAVVLRGRGAKGMVLSIAVAGKNQHQDAGAKMIHLAPDTTSTIVSKSISKHGGKVTYRGLASFGRNSDGAKSNIKCDTLILDNESTSDTIPYNEIMNDNITLEHEATVSKVSEDQLFYLMSRGLSEAEATQMIVMGFIEPFTKELPMEYAVEMNRLIKFEMEGSIG
- a CDS encoding HD-GYP domain-containing protein encodes the protein MKVHVTDLKTGDRLLKDTFNGYGLHVLSKGTLLENKEISKLLQHQIDYVEVESVPIVNLPDRTLEQTVSPKWLPSVQPDYDNAIQGFHNLFAKASEDQTIDEQEVEDAFQPLIKHLNMERDVVSMLLLLNTKDDYTYQHSVQVGMLAYYLATWLGYSVKKSVQIGKAGFLHDIGKSQIPETILNKPGKLTKEEFDEIKNHTIYGYDIIKKSFDERYIALSALEHHERNDGSGYPKGLNGDQIEPVSKLISVVDIYSAMISERVYQKKRDLFYVLKELYKLSFRELDPHIAHTFIKHMIPNFIGKKAYLETGETGIIVMTHPTEFFRPLLQINHEFIDLTVERHLKIKEIFV
- a CDS encoding molybdenum cofactor biosynthesis protein MoaE; amino-acid sequence: MITQWKIDLFAGLSERFGVRSLIIETAEQNMTVAELKKHLIASYPEQVDILSISFLACNHAYAQADSIVNATDELALLPPVSGGQAEHSNEDEQKSPLEQLYMLTNEKITTEEVLAKVIVPGHGASIAFVGTTREWTQGQRTIRLEYEAYEPMAVKMMKQIGDELEQQWPGTLCAITHRLGIVDIAETSVVIAISSPHRASCYDASRYAIERLKQIVPIWKKEIWEDGSEWKGHQLGPWNPDTPLANSPDEA
- a CDS encoding cysteine desulfurase, which produces MNIAAIREQFPILHQEINGHPLVYLDSAASSQKPRSVIDAINRYYEKDHSNVHRGVHTLGSRATDAYEGAREKVASFLNAALPEEIIFTRGTTTALNLVASSYARNACKPGDEIVITQMEHHSNLIPWQQVAKATGATLKYIPLQPDGSFTLADAELTITANTKVVAMTYVSNVLGIVNPIKEVAAIAHRNGAVMVVDGAQSTPHMRVDVRDLDCDFYAFSGHKMCGPTGIGALYGKKALLSKMEPIEFGGEMIDYVDLYESTWKDIPYRFEGGTPIIANAVGLGAAIDFLQEVGMDEIDKHQRQLAAYAYDRLSELEGVSIYGPKADRAGLVTFNLGDVHPHDVATVLDSEGIAVRAGHHCCQPLMRFLNVSSTARASFYLYNTEQDVDQLIAGLLKTKEFFGHAIG
- a CDS encoding bifunctional UDP-sugar hydrolase/5'-nucleotidase; its protein translation is MDSKPRLEQNIVILHTNDIHSRLENAARIASYIADQRRVHGKDNLLVLDIGDHMDRMRSETEGSDGMVNVALLNEAGYDAVTIGNNEGLTYSKERLAELYGKHAEFAVLGANMLDAATNKQPLWLLPHIIVNKGHIKIGLIGVTANFTDFYVLLGWNATDPFEAIQKQVEQLREEVDLIIVLSHLGLANDERIAQELTGVDLVLGAHTHHLLEEALQVKQTSICAAGKFGEHIGRVEISLGTAAAKPQIKAACVPTAAFEEQPEAEAIIAKYKEEGLARLNRTVARIDEPLSTAIARESPLANLLAAGLKRHTAAEIAIVNTGQLLGGLQQGEVTAGQLHALCPSPINPCKMQLTGRHIKEALEQSLLPEYMDKRIKGYGFRGEVLGTLAVDGLQIIFDSERPPLDRIVKILVNGQTLMEDKWYNVASIDMFTFHIGYLSLGQGVNIDYFLPEFIRDVLAEALKEQANIVDCKLPRWNNIASTI